A region from the Pseudomonas promysalinigenes genome encodes:
- the pfkB gene encoding 1-phosphofructokinase produces MAKILTLTLNPALDLTVSLDTLRPGHVNRAQAQQSHAAGKGLNVAQVLADLGHQVTVGGFLGSDNLQPFEALIARRGFTDCFVRVPGETRSNLKLVEADGRVTDINGQGPHVDEAARNELLRLLAQVAPGHDAVVVAGSLPRGISPAWFSQLLEQLRKQGLKVALDSSGDALRAGFASAPWLVKPNTEELGEVLGTAVHTADEQRAAAQQLLAKGVEHVVVSAGEQGVSWFTAGLALHAQPPKVQVASTVGAGDSLVAGMVHGLLSAQSPQQTLRAATAIAAQAVTQVGFGIHDRAQLAQLEAGVQLKEQQEGCR; encoded by the coding sequence ATGGCCAAGATCCTAACCCTGACCCTGAACCCTGCGCTGGACCTGACCGTCAGCCTCGACACCTTGCGCCCTGGGCACGTCAACCGCGCCCAGGCTCAGCAGAGTCACGCCGCTGGCAAAGGCCTGAATGTGGCTCAGGTGCTCGCCGATCTGGGCCACCAGGTCACCGTCGGTGGTTTTCTGGGCAGTGACAACCTGCAGCCGTTCGAAGCGCTGATCGCCCGGCGCGGTTTCACCGATTGTTTCGTTCGCGTGCCCGGTGAAACCCGCAGCAACCTCAAGCTAGTCGAGGCCGATGGCCGGGTTACCGACATCAATGGCCAAGGGCCGCACGTCGATGAAGCGGCCCGCAACGAACTACTGCGCCTGTTGGCCCAAGTAGCGCCAGGACATGACGCCGTGGTGGTGGCAGGTAGCCTGCCCCGAGGCATCAGCCCTGCGTGGTTCAGCCAGTTACTGGAGCAATTGCGCAAGCAGGGGCTCAAGGTGGCCTTGGACAGCAGCGGCGATGCCTTGCGTGCAGGCTTTGCCAGTGCGCCGTGGCTGGTCAAACCCAATACCGAGGAGCTCGGCGAAGTGCTGGGTACTGCGGTGCACACTGCCGACGAACAGCGTGCTGCTGCCCAACAGTTGTTGGCAAAAGGTGTCGAGCATGTGGTGGTGTCGGCCGGTGAGCAGGGCGTCAGTTGGTTCACCGCTGGGCTGGCGCTGCATGCGCAACCGCCGAAAGTGCAGGTTGCCAGCACCGTAGGCGCGGGTGATTCGCTGGTCGCTGGCATGGTCCACGGCCTGCTCAGCGCACAGAGCCCGCAGCAGACCCTGCGCGCTGCCACCGCCATCGCCGCGCAGGCGGTGACTCAGGTTGGCTTCGGCATCCACGACCGCGCCCAGCTCGCACAACTGGAAGCCGGCGTGCAACTGAAAGAACAACAAGAGGGTTGCCGATGA